A genomic segment from Pseudomonas mendocina encodes:
- a CDS encoding alginate export family protein: protein MQLNRIVSQLGLSASLLAASAAWAADAPKNFGLDVKITAQSEDDRDLGTREGGDVSGIGLDLRPWAYGERGDWSAFAMGQAVTATDTIETDPLQDDGEDSTQRSDARQPDKSYLAMREFWVDYAGLTAYPGEHLRVGRQRLRSDDGAWWDTNIEAVNWRFDTTLLQATVGVAERFSDYRTDLDDLAPEDEDRRHYFAGLDYQWTPGHRIGANLHHSRDDGHLARPGERLDELSKRYTGDLTWFGLHADGGFFERNSRNRLNYWAQFTWLKGDTDQLQQEVVGNDRIATGSRSQDVDAWAVDLGLRYSLDDNWKVGAAYSRGSGGGDEGKSRQFMQTGLDSNRANFTGVESRLHRYGEAFRGELSNLQVASAFSSWQLGEDYDASVVYHRFWRVDGDQDVGDSGITAPLVAGEKDIGQEVDLVLTRYFKQGLLPATVAEQLDDRSALVRLRAGVFLPGDAYGSGTDSVMHRAFVDFIWRF from the coding sequence ATGCAGCTAAATCGTATCGTCAGCCAATTGGGGCTGAGCGCCAGCCTGCTGGCAGCCAGCGCTGCCTGGGCGGCGGATGCGCCGAAGAATTTCGGCCTGGATGTGAAGATCACCGCACAATCGGAAGACGACCGTGACCTCGGCACCCGCGAGGGTGGCGACGTCAGCGGTATCGGTCTCGACCTGCGCCCCTGGGCATACGGCGAGCGCGGCGACTGGAGCGCCTTCGCCATGGGCCAGGCGGTCACCGCCACCGACACCATCGAAACGGACCCGTTGCAGGACGACGGCGAAGACAGCACACAGCGTAGCGACGCCCGTCAGCCGGACAAGAGCTACCTGGCCATGCGCGAGTTCTGGGTCGACTACGCCGGCCTCACCGCCTACCCCGGTGAGCACCTGCGAGTCGGCCGCCAGCGCCTGCGCAGCGACGACGGCGCCTGGTGGGACACCAACATCGAAGCGGTCAACTGGCGCTTCGACACCACCCTGCTGCAAGCCACGGTCGGCGTTGCCGAGCGTTTCTCCGACTACCGCACCGACCTCGACGACCTGGCCCCCGAAGACGAAGACCGCCGCCACTACTTCGCCGGCCTCGACTACCAATGGACGCCCGGCCACCGCATCGGCGCCAACCTCCATCACAGCCGCGACGACGGCCACCTCGCACGGCCCGGCGAGCGCCTCGACGAACTGAGCAAACGCTACACCGGCGACCTGACCTGGTTCGGCCTGCATGCCGACGGCGGTTTCTTCGAGCGCAACTCACGCAACCGCCTCAACTACTGGGCGCAGTTCACCTGGCTCAAGGGCGATACCGATCAGTTGCAGCAGGAAGTGGTCGGCAACGACCGCATCGCCACCGGCTCGCGCAGCCAGGACGTGGATGCCTGGGCCGTGGATCTGGGCCTGCGCTACAGCCTCGACGACAACTGGAAGGTCGGCGCCGCCTACTCCCGCGGCAGCGGCGGTGGCGATGAAGGCAAGTCGCGCCAGTTCATGCAGACCGGCCTGGACAGCAATCGCGCCAACTTCACCGGCGTCGAATCGCGCCTGCACCGCTATGGCGAGGCCTTCCGTGGCGAGCTGTCCAACCTGCAGGTGGCCAGCGCGTTCAGTTCCTGGCAACTGGGCGAGGACTACGACGCCAGCGTCGTCTACCACCGCTTCTGGCGTGTCGATGGCGACCAGGACGTCGGCGACAGCGGCATCACCGCGCCGCTGGTGGCGGGCGAGAAAGACATCGGCCAGGAAGTCGACCTGGTGCTGACCCGCTACTTCAAGCAGGGCCTGCTGCCGGCCACGGTCGCCGAACAGCTGGATGATCGCTCGGCCCTGGTACGCCTGCGCGCCGGCGTGTTCCTGCCGGGCGACGCCTACGGCAGCGGCACCGACTCGGTGATGCACCGTGCCTTCGTCGACTTCATCTGGCGCTTCTGA